Proteins from a single region of Hymenobacter aquaticus:
- a CDS encoding NeuD/PglB/VioB family sugar acetyltransferase — MLIVGARGHAIEILQCLPHLAEADSLYFFDDVTPDLELLLFGKYPVLRSLEQVPALFRQDPAFVLGLGGGPLRQRLANKFRGLGGQLQSVVASSAQIGQHEVELGAGLNIMHHTFVANATRLGEGTLLNAGAAVHHNVVVGNYCEISPGARLLGGCQLDDLVMVGANATVLPRLKVGAGAKIGAGAVVIQDVPAGATVVGVPGRIVRRAVAAE; from the coding sequence ATGCTGATAGTCGGAGCCCGTGGCCACGCAATAGAAATTCTGCAGTGCCTGCCGCACCTCGCCGAAGCCGATTCCCTGTATTTCTTCGACGACGTGACGCCGGACCTGGAGCTGCTGCTGTTCGGGAAATACCCCGTGCTGCGCAGCCTTGAGCAGGTGCCGGCCCTGTTCCGGCAGGATCCGGCCTTTGTGCTGGGCCTGGGCGGCGGGCCCCTGCGGCAGCGGCTGGCCAACAAATTCCGTGGGCTGGGCGGGCAACTGCAGTCCGTAGTGGCCTCCTCCGCCCAGATTGGCCAGCACGAGGTGGAACTGGGCGCGGGCCTCAACATCATGCACCATACGTTTGTGGCCAACGCTACCCGCCTCGGGGAAGGTACGCTGCTGAACGCCGGCGCGGCCGTGCACCACAACGTGGTGGTGGGCAACTACTGCGAAATCTCGCCGGGCGCGCGCCTGCTCGGCGGCTGCCAGCTCGACGACCTGGTGATGGTGGGGGCCAATGCCACGGTGCTGCCCCGCCTGAAGGTAGGAGCGGGGGCCAAAATCGGGGCCGGCGCCGTCGTTATTCAGGATGTGCCGGCGGGAGCCACGGTCGTTGGCGTGCCGGGCCGCATCGTGCGGCGGGCGGTAGCGGCCGAATAG
- a CDS encoding DegT/DnrJ/EryC1/StrS family aminotransferase: MSINVTKSYLPPMEEYIGYLAGIWERVYLTNAGPLVVELEKSLKDYLGVKHLFFVNNGTIALQIALKALDLKGEILTTPFSYVATTSSIVWEGSTPVFVDIDPLTLCLDPALLEAAITPQTVAIMATHVYGNPCNVEAIEAVAQRHNLRVIYDAAHAFGVTYKNTSVLNYGDISTLSFHATKLFHTVEGGAIVTNDDELAHRISYMRNFGHNGPEAFWGVGVNGKSSEFHAAMGLCVLPKVDELIRRRREISELYDALLADTAVRRPQLQEHTTRYNYSYYPTVMPSEQVLLAVRDALNAADVTPRRYFYPSLNTLEYAGPQSAPVSEDISTRALCLPLYYELTDEEVREICRVIKSAL, translated from the coding sequence ATGAGCATTAATGTAACCAAGTCGTATCTGCCCCCGATGGAGGAATATATCGGCTATCTGGCTGGTATTTGGGAGCGGGTATACTTGACCAACGCGGGGCCACTGGTGGTGGAGCTGGAAAAAAGCCTGAAAGACTACCTGGGCGTTAAGCACTTATTCTTCGTTAACAACGGCACCATTGCCCTGCAGATAGCCCTGAAGGCGCTGGATCTGAAAGGCGAAATCCTGACGACTCCTTTCTCGTACGTGGCTACCACCTCCAGCATCGTGTGGGAGGGCAGCACCCCGGTATTCGTCGACATCGACCCGCTGACGCTGTGCCTCGACCCGGCGCTGCTCGAAGCCGCCATTACGCCCCAAACGGTGGCTATTATGGCCACGCACGTCTACGGCAACCCCTGCAACGTGGAAGCCATTGAAGCCGTAGCCCAGCGCCACAACCTGCGCGTGATATACGACGCGGCCCACGCCTTCGGCGTGACCTACAAGAATACGTCGGTGCTCAACTACGGCGACATCTCGACCCTGAGCTTTCACGCCACTAAGCTGTTTCACACGGTGGAAGGCGGCGCCATCGTCACCAACGACGACGAGCTGGCCCACCGCATCAGCTACATGCGCAACTTCGGACACAACGGGCCCGAGGCGTTCTGGGGCGTGGGCGTCAACGGCAAAAGCTCGGAGTTTCACGCCGCCATGGGCCTGTGCGTGCTGCCCAAAGTCGATGAGCTGATCCGGCGCCGCCGGGAAATCAGTGAGCTGTACGACGCGCTGCTGGCCGATACCGCCGTGCGCCGCCCCCAGCTACAGGAGCACACGACGCGCTACAACTACTCGTATTACCCCACGGTGATGCCCTCCGAGCAGGTGCTGCTGGCCGTGCGCGACGCCCTGAACGCTGCCGACGTAACCCCGCGCCGCTACTTCTACCCCTCGCTCAACACCTTGGAGTATGCCGGCCCGCAGTCGGCCCCGGTTTCCGAAGACATTTCCACCCGGGCCCTATGCCTGCCGCTGTACTACGAGCTGACGGACGAGGAAGTACGGGAAATCTGCCGCGTCATCAAGTCGGCCCTGTAA
- a CDS encoding ABC transporter ATP-binding protein, translating into MNTGIIRYSLNSIRYYLTTPQKRKAVWMFVLLLVSSFLDVVGLASLVPVMMVAAEPGGVQKSKYFGPIYDGLGFQSERSFLLVLIVGVFLFFLFKNLFSTWVNYLQTRFTANVGLSIIQNQLAKYLNFPFWYFNDLGSSQLINSTLQVPSTYVNMILRPLFIFFSEVAVVLVIVVSILVYKPLLLVILALVLVPTTLLTYGALRARAQSIGNRINELRPISFSIIGDLFTGFAELKLANKQQRFKDQLLDNQREIQKLDAEVYLYTLLPLKVIEMVAILGVLTIFLYAIYVPGSSTNLITLVGLFAAAAYRLMPSVNRMLMAMVQLKQCQYTIEDLEAYREPKYRVAQAEQQAELSFQNNITLDNLVFSFPGATTPALQGVSLTVRKGQKVGFIGSSGSGKTTLMNLLLRFYIEDQGHILIDGKVLGPEHIEAWHRIIGYVKQDTFLMEASIKDNITLGDANVDQERLGYAIEQASLRGFVNGLPDGVDTFIGERGSKLSGGQRQRIGIARALYKRTEILILDEATSALDNETEREVNEAIDRLSSTDMTILIIAHRITTLRDCDQIYELNAGKIISTHQYQDLLNRVL; encoded by the coding sequence ATGAACACCGGAATTATCCGATACTCCCTTAATAGCATCCGCTATTATCTTACTACCCCTCAAAAACGCAAAGCCGTCTGGATGTTTGTGTTGCTGTTGGTTTCTTCTTTTCTGGATGTGGTGGGCCTGGCTTCCCTCGTACCGGTAATGATGGTCGCCGCCGAGCCGGGAGGAGTGCAAAAAAGCAAATACTTCGGCCCGATCTACGACGGGCTGGGCTTCCAGTCGGAACGCAGCTTCCTGCTGGTGCTGATTGTCGGCGTGTTTTTGTTTTTCCTGTTCAAAAACCTGTTTTCGACCTGGGTCAACTACCTGCAAACCCGCTTTACGGCTAACGTGGGCTTGAGCATTATTCAGAACCAGCTGGCCAAGTACCTGAACTTTCCCTTCTGGTATTTCAACGACCTGGGCTCTTCACAGCTGATCAACAGTACGTTGCAGGTGCCCAGCACCTACGTGAACATGATTCTGCGGCCGCTGTTTATCTTCTTTTCCGAAGTGGCCGTCGTGCTGGTTATCGTGGTCAGCATCCTGGTGTATAAGCCGCTGCTGCTGGTAATTCTGGCCCTGGTGCTGGTGCCTACCACGCTGCTAACCTACGGCGCCCTGCGCGCCCGGGCCCAGTCGATTGGCAACCGCATCAATGAACTGCGTCCTATTTCCTTCAGCATCATCGGCGACCTGTTCACGGGCTTTGCCGAGCTGAAGCTGGCCAACAAGCAGCAGCGCTTCAAAGACCAATTGCTGGACAACCAGCGGGAAATCCAGAAGCTCGACGCCGAGGTGTACCTCTACACCCTGCTGCCGCTGAAAGTCATCGAAATGGTGGCTATCCTGGGCGTGCTCACGATTTTCCTGTACGCCATCTACGTGCCCGGCTCCTCGACCAACCTCATTACGCTGGTCGGCCTGTTTGCCGCCGCCGCCTACCGCCTGATGCCATCGGTGAACCGCATGCTGATGGCCATGGTGCAGCTCAAGCAGTGCCAGTACACCATCGAAGACCTGGAAGCTTACCGGGAGCCGAAGTACCGCGTGGCCCAGGCCGAGCAGCAGGCCGAGCTCTCGTTTCAGAACAACATCACGCTGGACAACCTGGTGTTCAGCTTCCCCGGCGCCACGACGCCGGCGCTACAGGGCGTGTCGCTCACGGTGCGCAAGGGGCAAAAGGTGGGCTTTATCGGCAGCTCCGGCTCCGGCAAAACCACGCTGATGAACCTGCTGCTGCGCTTTTATATTGAAGACCAAGGCCACATCCTGATTGACGGCAAAGTGCTGGGTCCGGAGCATATCGAAGCCTGGCACCGCATTATTGGCTACGTCAAGCAGGATACGTTCCTGATGGAAGCTTCCATTAAGGACAACATCACGCTGGGTGATGCCAACGTGGACCAGGAGCGCCTGGGATACGCCATTGAGCAGGCTTCGCTGCGCGGCTTCGTAAACGGCCTGCCCGACGGGGTGGATACCTTTATCGGGGAGCGGGGCTCGAAGCTGTCGGGCGGGCAGCGGCAGCGCATCGGCATTGCGCGGGCCCTCTACAAGCGCACCGAAATCCTGATTCTGGACGAGGCTACTTCGGCCCTGGACAACGAAACCGAGCGGGAAGTAAACGAGGCCATCGACCGGCTGTCGAGCACCGACATGACCATTCTCATCATCGCGCACCGCATCACGACCCTGCGCGATTGTGACCAGATCTACGAGCTGAACGCCGGCAAGATTATTTCCACCCACCAGTACCAGGATCTGCTGAACCGGGTGCTGTAA
- a CDS encoding glycosyltransferase family 2 protein has translation MPKLSIIIPCYFNEGNIPVTSRELIANEALFPSELTFEYVLVDDGSGDGTLRELLAFQAAYPDKVRVVELAGNVGSYNAIVAGIEQATGDCMAIITADMQDPPELMVQMYDYWKKGLKLIIGNRQDREETGLQQLFAKTFHALMKKIALPNIPDGGFDFVFFDRQVGEHILELKERNSNLFYLMVWLGYPYVNIPYVRRKREIGKSRWTIQKKIKLFIDSILAFSFFPIRAISVLGVGMGFVALLYGLYILGVKVFGGIEVEGWTTLMLVLLFVSAFQMIALGIIGEYVWRGLDAARSRPLYVVKNLYGKQH, from the coding sequence ATGCCCAAGTTATCGATCATCATTCCCTGCTACTTCAACGAAGGTAATATTCCGGTCACCAGCCGGGAGCTGATTGCCAATGAGGCCCTGTTCCCGTCCGAGCTGACTTTCGAGTACGTCCTGGTGGATGATGGCTCCGGTGACGGGACGCTGCGGGAGCTGCTGGCCTTTCAGGCGGCTTACCCCGATAAGGTGCGGGTAGTGGAGCTGGCCGGCAACGTGGGTTCCTACAACGCCATTGTGGCCGGCATCGAGCAGGCTACCGGCGACTGTATGGCCATCATCACGGCCGACATGCAGGACCCGCCCGAGCTGATGGTGCAGATGTACGACTACTGGAAAAAGGGGCTGAAGCTGATTATCGGCAACCGCCAAGACCGGGAAGAAACGGGCTTGCAGCAGCTGTTCGCTAAAACCTTTCACGCCCTGATGAAGAAAATTGCCCTGCCCAACATTCCGGACGGCGGCTTCGACTTCGTCTTTTTCGACCGGCAGGTCGGCGAGCATATCCTGGAGTTGAAGGAGCGCAACAGCAACCTGTTCTACCTGATGGTGTGGCTGGGCTACCCCTACGTGAACATTCCGTACGTGCGGCGCAAGCGCGAAATCGGGAAGTCGCGCTGGACCATCCAGAAGAAGATCAAGCTGTTTATCGACTCCATTCTGGCCTTTTCCTTTTTTCCCATCCGGGCCATTTCGGTGCTGGGCGTAGGCATGGGCTTCGTGGCCCTGCTCTACGGCCTCTACATTCTGGGCGTGAAAGTATTCGGCGGCATTGAAGTGGAAGGGTGGACCACCCTGATGCTGGTGCTTCTGTTCGTATCCGCCTTCCAGATGATTGCCCTGGGTATCATCGGCGAATACGTGTGGCGGGGCCTGGATGCCGCCCGCAGCCGGCCCCTGTACGTTGTCAAGAACCTTTACGGCAAGCAACACTAG